From a region of the Eriocheir sinensis breed Jianghai 21 chromosome 25, ASM2467909v1, whole genome shotgun sequence genome:
- the LOC127003372 gene encoding uncharacterized protein LOC127003372 isoform X2 translates to MSAKNKVEKDKLLEDMAKDYAPYFQVDTTAETRTENRHTLDALVPQIYSNYQTLQRTFQTIDQLELLVGRVKEDLTKMEKAVTQGERDLGSNQGFTTVMKPFFFMREHIPERSSSQLNFNPPEIFKAEDYFAEATETDSSQPSRP, encoded by the exons ATGTCAGCGAAAAATAAAGTGGAGAAGGATAAATTACTAGAAGACATGGCCAAAGATTATGCTCCATATTTCCAAGTGGACACAACGGCAGAG ACTCGGACAGAAAATCGTCACACTTTGGATGCACTGGTTCCTCAGATCTACTCCAACTATCAG aCATTGCAACGAACCTTCCAGACCATTGACCAGCTGGAGTTACTTGTGGGCAGAGTGAAGGAGGACCTCACCAAGATGGAGAAGGCTGTGACTCAGGGAGAGAGAGATCTGGGCTCAAATCAGGGCTTCACTACAGTTATGAAGCCCTTCTTCTTT ATGAGGGAGCACATTCCAGAGAGATCTTCATCACAACTTAATTTTAACCCTCCAGAAATTTTTAAAGCCGAGGACTATTTTGCAGAAGCCACAGAAACTGACTCATCTCAGCCCTCAAGACCCtag
- the LOC127003372 gene encoding biogenesis of lysosome-related organelles complex 1 subunit 4-like isoform X1, whose product MSAKNKVEKDKLLEDMAKDYAPYFQVDTTAERAHLDRELEAMLTRLEECGSLLDRTRTENRHTLDALVPQIYSNYQTLQRTFQTIDQLELLVGRVKEDLTKMEKAVTQGERDLGSNQGFTTVMKPFFFMREHIPERSSSQLNFNPPEIFKAEDYFAEATETDSSQPSRP is encoded by the exons ATGTCAGCGAAAAATAAAGTGGAGAAGGATAAATTACTAGAAGACATGGCCAAAGATTATGCTCCATATTTCCAAGTGGACACAACGGCAGAG AGGGCTCACCTAGACCGTGAGCTTGAGGCCATGCTGACCCGCCTGGAAGAGTGTGGCAGCCTGCTGGACCGG ACTCGGACAGAAAATCGTCACACTTTGGATGCACTGGTTCCTCAGATCTACTCCAACTATCAG aCATTGCAACGAACCTTCCAGACCATTGACCAGCTGGAGTTACTTGTGGGCAGAGTGAAGGAGGACCTCACCAAGATGGAGAAGGCTGTGACTCAGGGAGAGAGAGATCTGGGCTCAAATCAGGGCTTCACTACAGTTATGAAGCCCTTCTTCTTT ATGAGGGAGCACATTCCAGAGAGATCTTCATCACAACTTAATTTTAACCCTCCAGAAATTTTTAAAGCCGAGGACTATTTTGCAGAAGCCACAGAAACTGACTCATCTCAGCCCTCAAGACCCtag